The genomic stretch GTCTTGAGGGCTTTGCACTTTCCTCAAgtaggattttgtgcatgcacaTTGAAGGGCTGATCCCTTTTAAGTCTGCAAGTgtccatccaatggcatctTTGTATTGTTTTAGCACTTAGATTAGTTCCTCTTCTTGTTGTTCATTCAAACTTGAGTTGATGTTCACTGGATATGTGTTGTTGTTACCCAAGTAAGCGTACTTCAAGTTTGAAGGCAGAGTTTtcaactccagctttggtgcttCCATTTCTATTTTGCTTGTCTTGTCCATCATGATTGGTTCATCAATAATCTCCAATTGTGGCTCATCACATGAGATTTGTGGATcttgctctttgatttattcaCATTGTTCTTTCTCTAGGACTCCTTGAACCAAGTTTTCAATTGTATCCACCATCATGCATTCACCAATGGCTTCCTTGGGATAGCTCATTACCTTGAAGACCATCTTCTCTTCATACAATCTTAAGACTAGCTCCCCTTTTTGAACATCAATTATGGCCCCAGCAGTAGCTAGAAATGGTATTCCTAGGATGATTGATGTGTTGGCTTCTTCTTCCATATCAAGCACAACGAAATCGGCTGGAAAGATGAACTCCCCTACTTTTACCAAAAAAATCCTCCACTACACCATGGGGGAATTTGAATATTCTGTCAGCCAATTGGAGTGCCAATCTAGTTGGTTTGGCCTCCTCAATcctcatcattttcttcattgCCAAAGACATGAGGTTGATGCTGGTTCCTAGATCACATAGTGCCTTCTCAATGTTCATATCCCCAATGATACAGGGGATTTggaagctcccaggatcttttaGTTTCTGGGGAAGCTTCTTTTTTATTATGGCACTACACTCCTCAGTGAGCACTATAGTCTCTTTCTCTCCCCAATTCCTCTTTCCTGTCATGAGCTCCTTTAAAAATATGGCATAGAGTGACATTTGCTCTATTGCCTCAGAAAAAGGTATGTTGATCTGGAGcttcttgaagatttctaagaatCTAGAGAACTGGCTGTCTTTTCCATCCTTCTGCAGTCTTTGTGGATAGGGTGCCTTGGGCACATAAGGCTTTAGGACTTGCTTTGGTGAGGATGGTGCAGGagtctcttcttccttcttggTTTCAGGTTCCCTTGCAGCTTTTTCTTCTTGGATTCTTTGGCCTGGGGTTGCTTCTTCTACAACTCTTCTACTTCTTAGTGTGATGGCTTTACATTTCCCTCTTCGGTTGGCCATGGTAtcactgggaaatgcatgtgtaGCCATTGGTATTTGTTTAGACAAGATCTCTACTTGTGCTTCCAATATTGAAATTGTTGTCCCTTGATTCTTTATGTTGGATCTGAACTCCTCTTGGTTTGTATCTATCTTtcttttagcatgtagttgtcTCTCCAGAACAGTGGAGATAGTTCCGGTAAATTATGCTGACAATTGTGCTATGAACAGAGAGGGGGATTAAGAAGTGTGCGTGCGaaggttgtgcgtacgcacagaaaactatttttttacTTGGGGAAGGATCATGTGTGCATGCTAACAAAGGTCCGTGCGCACGAAGGTCCGTGCACACGCACAGGAACAAAAATGGATTGGGGTTCATACGCATAGGGTGTGCCAGCGCTCCCAACAAAAGGGGTGAGCGCTGGTGTGTGGGCGCACAGGGTTGTGCGCTGACACGTGATGTGCGAAAAGGGATTTGTGTGCGTAAACACAAGTGGGTGCGCACGTAAAAAGCGCAAGATACAGGGGAGTTCCCACACACAAGGCGTGCGAGCGCTCAGAACAGAAGGTGCACAAgctagtgtgcgtacgcacaagctAGTGTGCGCGCACAAGTGtgtttaaatcttttaaaacaaaaaagttatgcgCGTCGGAAGTTTAGAGTGCAAAGTTGAGAATTTTGCAGCATTCAGCATTGTTGCTGTTCTACATAACTTGCGTACGCAATCACTACACGCGATGGGACCAACCTATTTGGGTTGCGTATCTCGCGTACACGAGCATAGGAAATTGTACGCCCACACATACGCATGACCGTGTTTTCAAACAAACTTAATTGTAAGTTTTAGAAACCTAATTTCAAAtatctaaacctctattttcactGTTTTAACCTTAGATCTTAGTAGTATGCGTAGTAGTGAGATGGAGCTAGGAATATGTGATAACTTGGAGATGAAGAAAGTCTGTGAAGTGATGATTTAGGTATGAGGAGGTAGGGTGAAcatgtatatgtatatgtatgtgtgtgtgtgtgtgtgtgtgtgtgtgtgtgtgtgtactACTTGAATTATGAAATCGgctaaagaaagaaataaatgttACATCTAAGTGCTCTTTCTCGAAAGTGCGACCCCAGGGTATGGTGGAAGGTAAGGATTCCCTTCCTTGTTCCTCCTGGTATTgtaaaatcgcccccagcgagaTGGTGGGAGGTTAGGGTTCCCTCCTTTGTTCCTCCTAGGCATATGAGAACGTACCTCCTAGATagatgcaagggttgtggtttcgCCCCACTTGCTCCAAGTTGGTTAGTATAGAGGCTCCATGGGTAAatgcaagggttgtggtttcgcctccacttgctccgggttatgATGAATTATGTATAAAAGTGCAATTATATGATAAGTAATGAATGATTATGAAATTTTATGAATGAATGTGAAAtgattatctgagatacgagtttcccttgGTAAAGTActgtggcttgccaccacgtatTCCAGGTTGAGATTCGGTACTTGAcattaggatttttgctagtaaagaattttataaaaatagtcgcgttgtaagtatagcttctaaaccaatagaaaatcctttcgtacaaacgtttggttgtcacaagtaacacccaataaaatttataaaccgaagtattcaaacctcgggtcgtcttctgaaggaattgcagggaagtataatttattattggttatggaaaacagtgttttgggttttgaaaagggttttgagCAAGAGAAATGGGTTgtagaaattaataaattaataacgaAGAAATCCCTTGGTAAGGTATGAAAACTgaaagtcctatcctagttatccttatcaatggtgatgagaattatactttcgctcccactaagtcaacctctaactatgaaggtcagttaagtggacaaattaatttaacacccaaagtcctagccaacttcttaaggaaagactagaattataggaatctaaattaatcagcaaagataataattatcaatcacgatgagtttgacaactcaagagttaccaattaatcaaccaaagccaaaaaggAAAAATCTACATTATCtatataaatagaagaaagcaatcatgagtctgaaatacctcaaagtgtattaattaagaaaatcataacatgaatggtccataagccaatttggcaacataaataattatcaaataagagaagtcaaaataaagaaatattgaacctgatatgaagatgagataatcctaaaattaagaaaaattctaaatcctaatcctaagagagaggagagaacctctctctctaaaagctacatctaaatcctaaaactatgtatgaatgtatgttgtGTGAAGTATCCAGTCTATATCCCCCTTTTGAATGGATGGATTCCTCCATTTATAatcctttaatctgtgttttctgggcttggatttgggccaaaaggGGCCCAGAAGTCGTGGGgcggtggtgcacgaaattgtgatcactacaacttcgcacaactaaccagcaagtgcactgggtcgtccaagtaataccttacgcgagtaagggtcgatcccacggagattgttggtatgaagcaagctatggtcaccttgtaaatctcagtcaggcagactcaaatgggtatagtgataaacgaataaagcataaagataaagatagagatacttatgtatatcattggtgagagcttcagataagcgaatgaagatgccttcccttccgtctctctactttcctactgtcttcatccaatccttcttactcctttccatggcaagctcatgtagggtttcaccgttgtcagtggctacctcccatcctctcagtgaaaatgctcccatgctctgtcacagcatatggctaatcagctgtcggttctcggtcaggccggaataaaatccattgatccttttgtgtctgtcactaacgccccgcctgctaggagtttgaagcacgtcacagtcattcaatcattgaatcctactcagaataccacagacaaggttagaccttccggattctcttgaatgccgccatcagttcttgcctataccacgaagactctgatctcacggaatggctggctcgtttgtcaggcgagcactcggttgtcaggcgatcaaccatgcatcgtgttatcaggaatccaagagatattcactaagcctcagatgcttgtagaacaagagtggttgtcagtcactttgttcatgagtgagaatgatgatgagtgtcacggatcatcaccttcatcaagttgaagaacaagtgatatcttggacaaagaacaagcggaattgaatagaagaacaatagtaattgcattaatactcgaggtacagcagagctccacaccttaatctatggtgtgtagaaactccaccgttgaaaatacataagaacaaggtctaggcatggccgaatggccagcctcccaatgatctaagaactagatgtccaaagatgatcaaaggatctaaaaataatccaaagatgaaaatacaatagtaaaaggtcctatatatagaaaactagtagcctagggtgtacagagatgagtaaatgacataaaaatccacttccgggcccacttggtgtgtgcttgggctgagcaatgaagcatttttcgtgtagagactcctcttggagttaaacgccagctttaatgccagtttgggcgtttaactcccattttggtgccagttccggcgtttaacgctgggatttctgagggtaaCTTTGAACGCCGTTTTGGGCCATCagatcttgggcaaagtatggattatcatatattgctggaaagcccaggatgtctactttccaacgccgttgagagcgcgccaattgggtatctgtagctccagaaaatccacatcgagtgcagggaggtcagaatccaacagcatctgcagtccttttcagtctctggatcagatttttgctcagatccctcaatttcagccagaaaatacctgaaatcacagaaaaacacacaaactcatagtaaagtccagaaaagtgaattttaactaaaaactaataaaaatataataaaaactaactaaaagatactaaaaacatactaaaaacaatgccaaaaagcgtataaattatccgctcatcacaacaccaaacttaaattgttgcttgtccccaagcaactgaaaatcaaaaaaagataaaaagaagagaatatactatagactccaaactatcaatgaaacttagctccaaattagatgagcgggactagtagctttttgcctccgaacagttttggcatctcactttatcctttgagcggatattttatacgctttttgggggtaatttcatgtagattttagtatgttttaattagtttttaatagaattctattagtttttaagcaaaaatcatatttctggactttactatgagtgtgtgtatttttctgtgatttcaggtattttctggctgaaattgagggagctgagctaaaatctgacttaggctgaaaaaggactgctgatgctgttggatcctgacctccctgcactcgaaatggattttctggagctacaggagtccaattggcgcgctctcaacggctttggaaagtagacatccagggctttccagcaatatataatagtccatactttgcgcaagaatagacgacgtaacttggcgttgaacgccaagttcatgctgctgtctggagttaaacgccagaaaaacgtcatgatccggagttgaacgcccaaaacacgtcataacctggagtttaacgccaagaaaggcctctactcgtggatagctttaatctcagccccagcacacaccaagtgggccccagaagtggatttctgcaccaattatcttagtttattcattttctgtaaacctaggttactagtttactatttaaacaacttttggagacttatcttgtatctcatgacattttcagatctgaattacatacttttcgacggcatgagtctctaaactccattgttgggggtgaggagctctgcagcgtctcgatgatttatcacaattcctttgttttctattcaaacacgcgtgttcttatctaagatgtttattcgcgcttaattgtgaagaaggtgatgatctgtgacactcatcaccttcctcaatccatgaacgtgtgcctgacaaccacctccgttctacatcagattgaatgaatatctcttagattccttaatcagaatcttcgtggtataagccggattgatggcggcattcatgagaatccggaaagtctaaaccttgtctgtggtattccgagtaggattccgggattgaatgactgtgacgtgcttcaaactcctgaaggctgggcgttagtgacagacgcaaaagaatcaatggattctattccaacctgattgagaaccgatagatgattagccgtgctgtgacagagcataggaacgttttcactgagaggatgggaagtagccattgacaacggtgacaccctacatagagcttgccatggaaggagccttgcgtgtattgaaggatttcaaggaaaagttgaagtcaaaggacaaagcatctccaaaactccaacatattccccagtactgcaaaacaagtaactctattgttcacgtttatctttccaatcaaatctaattattccaacttacaattttaaacactttgacatcctaactaagaacaataaaataaacattgattgcttcaagccaataatctccgtgggatcgacccttactcacgtaaggtattacttggatgacccagtgcacttgctggttagttgtgcgaatcacaaattcgtgcaccatctttgttgctcctctcttagttgtcccatgttggaactcaattctcctagggaggtgttaatttgctcccaatagtcttgtggaggaaagtgcatcccttgaggtatctcagggatctcatgatgagaggggtctcttgtttgctccatcttcttcttagtgatgagcttgaggtcatgccttctcagttgaaccggctttggatgccataaatggttatggaaaaacattaagcaatgcttttaccacaccaaacttaaaaggtttgctcgtcctcgagcaaaagaagaaagatgagagtagaagaagaagaaatagaggagagggagatggctttgtgttcggccaaggagggggagaagtggtgtttaggtggtgtgaaaatgaaggagtgaagaagggtttatggggaagaggtgttgaggtgattggtgaatgggtgaagaagagagagtgtggtggggttggtggggatcctgtggtgtcaaggaaaagtcatccctgcaccaattggcactcaaaatcacgttttgaggcatttctggcgttaaacgccgggctggtgcccattcctggcgtttaacgccaggttcttgcccctttctggcgtttaacgccagtctggtgcctctttctggcgttaaacgcccagaatggtgccagactgggcgttaaacgcccaactgctagcttcactggcgtttaaacgccagtgagttcttcctccagtgtgtgctatttttcttcctgtttttcattttgtttttgctttttcaattgattttgtgacttcttatgatcatcaacctaaaaaaaacataaaataacaaaagagaaatagataaaatataacattgggttgcctcccaacaagcgcttctttaatgtcagtagcttgatagagggctcccatggagcctcacagatattcagagcaatgttgggacctcccaacaccaaacttagagtttgaatgtgggggttcaacaccaaacttagagtttggttgtggcctcccaacaccaaacttagagtttgactgtgggggctctgtttgtctctgatttgagagaagctcttcatgcttcctctccatgatgacagagggatatccttgagccttaaacacataggatttttcattcacttgaatgatcagttcacctccatcaacatcaatcacagcctttgctgtggcaaggaagggtctgccaaggatgatggattcatccatgcattttccagtctctaggactatgaaatcagtagggatgtaatggtcttcaatttttaccaaaacattctctacaagtccatgagcttgttttcttgagttgtctgccatctctagtgagattcttacagcttgtacctcaaagatccctagcttctctattacagagagaggcatgaggtttacacttgaccctaagtcacacagagccttcttgaaggtcatggtgcctatggtacaaggtattgaaaacttcccaggatcttgtttcttttgaggtaatttctgcctagacaagtcatccagttctttggtgagcaaagggggttcatcctcccaagtctcatttccaaataacttgtcatttagcttcatgattgctccaaggtatttagcaacttgctcttcagtgatatactcatcctcttcagaggaggaatactcatcagagctcatgaatggcagaagtaaatccaatggaatctccaTGGTCtcatttgagcctcagattcccatggttcctcattagggaactcagtggaggctagtgcacgcccattgaggtcttcctcagtggcgttcacttcctctccttcctctccaaattcggccatgttgatgaccttgcactctccttttggatttttttctgtattgcttggaagagtacttggagggagttcagtaattttcttgctcagctgtcccacttgtgcctccaaattcctaatggaggaccttgtttcagtcatgaaactttgagtggttttgattagatcagagaccatggttgctaagtcagaggggttctgcttagaattctctgtctgttgctgagaagatgatggaaaaggcttgccattgctaaacctgtttcttccaccattattgttattgaaaccttgttgaggtttctcttgattcttccatgagaaatttgggtgatttctccatgaagaattataggtgtttccatagggttctcctaggtaattcacctcttccattgaagggttctcaggatcataagcttcttcttcagatgaagcatccttagtactgcttggtgcattttgcattccagacagactttgagaaatcaaattgacttgctgagtcaatattttgttctgagccaatatggcattcagagtatcaatctcaagaactcctttcttctgacttgtcccattgttcacaggattcctttcagaagtgtacatgaattggttatttgcaaccatttcaatgagctcttgagcttctgtaggcgtcttcttcagatgaagagatcctccagcagagctatccaaagacatcttggacagttcagagagaccatcatagaaaatacctatgatgctccattcagaaagcatgtcagatggacattttctgattaattgtttgtatctttcccaagcttcatagagggattctccatccttctgtctgaaggtatggacttccactctaagcttactcaatttttgaggtggaaagaactttgccaagaaggcattgactagcttttcccaagagtccaggctttctttaggttgtgagtccaaccatgtcctagctctgtctcttacagcaaaagggaatagcataattctgtagacctcagggtcaaccccattagtcttgactgtgtcacagatttgcaagaattcagctaaaaactgatgaggatcttccaatggaagtccatggaacttgcaattctgttgcattagagaaactaattgaggcttaagctcaaagttgtttgctccaatggcagggatagagatgcttctcccatagaagtcgggagtaggtgcagtaaagtcacccagcaccttccttgtattgttggcattgttgttgttttcggctgccatgtcttcttcttctttgaagaattcggtcaggtcctcaataaagagttgtgccttagcttctcttagctttcgcttcaaggtcctttcaggtttagggtcagcttcaacaagaatgcctttgtctttgttcctgctcatatgaaagagaagagaacaagaaaatatggaatcctctatgtcacagtatagagattccttgaggtgtcagaggaagaaaaatggaagacagaggtagaaaattcgaacttatcaaagaagatggagttcgaattttgcattaaggaatagtgttagtccataaatagaaggatgtgagaagaagggaagtaattttcgaaaattaagtaaaagattttgaaaacattttgaaaaacactaattgattttcgaaaacaaaagtgggaaagaagtaaaatgatttttgaaaaagattttgaaattagaaattaaaaagatttgattgaaaactattttgaaaaagatgtgattaaaaagatatgattggttttaaaaagatgtgattgaaaagatatgatttgaaaacaattttaaaaagatatgatttgaaaacaattttaaaaagatttgattttaaaaattaatgacttgcctaacaagaaaagatatgattcaaacattaaacctttctcaacagaaaaggcaacaaacttgagatgttcaatcaaatcattaattgttagtaagtatctttgaaaaaggaaggaaattgatttttgaaaacatttgattgaaaagatttgatttgaaaaagatttgattttgaaaaactttgaaaacttgaaaaaaaattgatttgagaacaaaatcttccctcttgtgccatcctggcgttaaacggccagaatggtgcacattctggcgtttaacgcccaaactactacccttttgggcgttaaacgcccagccaggcaccctggctggcgtttaaacgccagtctgtcttcttcactgggcatttttgaatgcccagctttttctgtataattcctctgctgtatgttctgaatcttcaattctctgtattattgacttgataagacacaaattaaaaatatttttggatttttaataatcaaaatgcaactaaaattaaataataatgcatgcaagacaccaaacttagcagtttgtataccattgacactacatgagacacataaacactcaagtcacaagaattcaaagatcagagtaagaaatcatcaagaacaacttgaagattaatgaagacacatgaatgcaagaagaatagaaacatgcaattgacaccaaacttaaaatgagactctagactcaaacaagaaatatttttggattttatgattttgtaaaattttttttttttgtgctttttttgaaaattaagtgaaaaggaaaataaaggtatcaaaattcttaatgagaattccaggaatcatgcaatgttagtctaaagctttagtctaaaggaattagacatagctagctaagcttcagcagaacattgcattcaagagctaaattgatgatgatcaatcagctttggtgatgataagaacatcaccttgaaacactagaattcactcttaagaactctgaaaaaaaataatacctaatctaagcaacaagatgaaccgtcagttgtccatacacaagaacaatccccggcaacggcgccaaaaacttggtgcacgaaattgtgatcactacaactttgcacaactaaccagcaagtgcactgggtcgtccaagtaataccttacgcgagtaagggtcgatcccacggagattgttggtatgaagcaagctatggtcaccttgtaaatctcagtcaggcagactcaaatgggtatagtgataaacgaataaagcataaagataaagatagagatacttatgtatatcattggtgagagcttcagataagcgaatgaagatgccttcccttccgtctctctgctttcctactgtcttcatccaatccttcttactccttccatggcaagctcatgtagggtttcaccgttgtcagtggctacctcccatcctctcagtgaaaatgttcccatgctctgtcacagcatatggctaatcacctgtcggttctcggtcaggccggaataaaatccattgatccttttgcgtctgtcactaacgccccgcctgctaggagtttgaagcacgtcacagtcattcaatcattgaatcctactcagaataccacagacaaggttagaccttccggattctcttgaatgccgccatcagttcttgcctataccatgaagactctgatctcacggaatggctggctcgtttgtcaggcgagcactcggttgtcaggcgatcaaccatgcatcgtgttatcaggaatccaagagatattcactaagcctcagatgcttatagaacaagagtggttgtcagtcactttgttcatgagtgagaatgatgatgagtgtcacggatcatcaccttcatcaagttgaagaacaagtgatatcttggacaaagaacaagcggaattgaatagaagaacaatagtaattgcattaatactcgaggtacagcagagctccacaccttaatctatggtgtgtagaaactccaccgttgaaaatacataagaacaaggtctaggcatggccgaatggccagcctcccaatgatctaagaactagatgtccaaagatgatcaaaggatctaaaaataatccaaagatgaaaatacaatagtaaaaggtcctatatatagaaaactagtagcctagggtgtacagagatgagtaaatgacataaaaatccacttccgggcccactggtgtgtgcttgggctgagcaatgaagcattttttgtgtagagactcctcttggagttaaacgccagcttttatgccagtttgggcgtttaactccca from Arachis stenosperma cultivar V10309 chromosome 9, arast.V10309.gnm1.PFL2, whole genome shotgun sequence encodes the following:
- the LOC130949566 gene encoding uncharacterized protein LOC130949566, with protein sequence MATHAFPSDTMANRRGKCKAITLRSRRVVEEATPGQRIQEEKAAREPETKKEEETPAPSSPKQVLKPYVPKAPYPQRLQKDGKDSQFSRFLEIFKKLQINIPFSEAIEQMSLYAIFLKELMTGKRNWGEKETIVLTEECSAIIKKKLPQKLKDPGSFQIPCIIGDMNIEKALCDLGTSINLMSLAMKKMMRIEEAKPTRLALQLADRIFKFPHGVVEDFFGQRKDKLVHDIYYASKVLNENQRNYTTTEKELLAISFTFDKFKSYLIGSKVTIFTDHAAFKYLLTKQESKPRLIRWVLFLEEFNIEIKDRSGAENKVADYLSRIPHEEDEAQQFEVNESFPDEQLMMIQESP